The following is a genomic window from Janibacter sp. DB-40.
ACCCCCTTCGCCCTCCAGGTCGTGGTCACGCTCGTGGCGGTCTCCGTCACCCTCATCGGCAGCACGCGACCTGCCGAACACGTGGCCACCTGGGTCGGTTCCGGCCAGACCCTGTCCAACCTCGCCGCTGCGCTCATCGGGCTGTGGCTGCTCCGACGCCGCCTCGGTCGGTTGCGGCTGGGCCGGGTCGTGCGGCAGAACGTGCGCCTGGTCGTCGCGACCTGCATCGCCACCGCCGCCGGCTGGGGGGTCCTGCAGCTGCTGTCCGGCCCGGTCGCCGCCGAGACCTGGCTGGGCTCGCTCATCATCTGCCTCGTCGTCGGCTCGCTCGTCCTCGTCGTCACCCTCGCCCTGGCCGCCAGACTGCGGGTGCGCGAGGTCACCGAGGTCCTTCAGCCGCTGACGCGACGCCTCGCCCGCGGTTGACGCGCCCGGGCGGCTCCCGGAGTCCGGGCCGATGTGGATCTAGGATGGCGCGGCAGGCCAGATCATCGACGAGAGGGACACCGTGCACGGGGTGAACCCGGGGACCGAGCTCGGTCGCTACACGCTCGACGCGCAGATCGAGACGGTCTCCAGCGGCGAGCGGTGGACCGCGCGCGACACAACGCTCGATCGCGACGTGATCCTCCTGGTCATGCCCGCCGACGAGACGCGGACCGCTGCGGCGCTCGACGCCGCCCGCCGGGCGGCCGGGATCGAGAGCGCCCAGCTCGTGCGCATCCTCGACGTCGGGACCGAGGGGCCGCTCGCCTACGTCTGCGAGGAGGGCATCGACGACCCCACCCCCTTCGCCACGATGATCGGTACGAAGGGTGTGCCCGCCGAGGAGGTCCGCCGGATCACCGGTGAGGTCGCCACCGGGCTCGAGGCCGCGCGCACGCGCGGCCTGCACCACCTCGCGCTCAACCCGGAGTCGGTGCTGCTGACCCCGGACGGGCGCATCAAGGTCCGCGGGCTGGCCACCACCGCTGCCCTCGCCGGCATCGAGACCGAGGGGGAGGACGCCGACCGTGACGACGCCACCGGTGTCGTCGCCCTCGCCTACGCCGGCCTGACCGCCACTTGGCCCCTCGAGACACCGTCGGTCGTACCCGCCGCCCGCCGTGGCGAGCACGGACCGCTGCCCCCGTCCCGGATCGCCGTCGGTGTCCCCGGTGACCTCGACACGATCTGCCGCGAGACCCTCGGCGAGGACGCCGGCCCCGACTCGCCGGGTGACTACGCCGCCCAGGTTGCCCCGTGGGCGCGCATCCCGCTGGCCGGCTCGGTGCGCACCACCCCGCAGACCCGGGCCGCCGCCACCGACATCGACGACCAGGGCGGCGAGGCGGCACCCGCTGACGACCCGGCCCCGACGTCGCCGGCCGTCGGGGCAGCAGCCGCCGGCGCAGTCGGTGCAGTCGGAGCAGCCGGAGCAGCCGGAGCAGCCGGAGCGGCCACGGGGGCCGCCGCGGCCGAGGGAGCGGGCGAGGCAGCGGACGAGACGCCCTCCGCCACCTCCGCCACCGACGACGCCGACGACGCCGACACCAACGAGATCCCCCGGTACCGCGAGGACACGGCCCCCACCGCGGTCACGCAGACCGACCACACCGACGACGACGCCCGGAACACCACGGGGGAGACCCAGGGGAACGGTCGGACCGCGGCCACCGCCGCCGCGGCGGCCGGCGCGGTCGGAACCGGGGCGAAGGTCATCGGCGACCGCCTCGGCAAGGCCTCGAAGAGCGCTGCCGAGCGCTCGCGGGAGAGACTGCACGAGACGCGCGCCCGCCGCGAGGCCATGCGTGAGGACCGCAACAGGCACTCCTCCCTCGGCGCGGCCCCCGTGTCCGCCGAGATCGAGCCCCCGGCGCCGCTGCTGCCCGCGGACGCCGGACAGGCACCCAGTCGCGCGCAGTCCAACCTCGTCCTGCTGATCGTCGCCGCTTTCGTCGCCGTCGCCTGCGTCTTCGGGGCGATCGGCACCGCGCAGATCGGTGACGGCAGCGAGCTGGGCGAGATCTTCGCGGGCGACGGGAGCACGCCCGAGCAGGCGGCCCCCACCGAGGAGCCGTCGGGCTCTGAGGGCTCCGCCTCGCCCGACTCGTCGGGCGGGGACGCGAACGACGAGCCCATCGGCGTGATCAACGCGGCGGGGTACGACCCCTCCGGGGACGGCGTGGAGCACAACGCCGAGGCCGCGCGGGTCTACGACGGCGATCCCGCCACCGTCTGGACCACCGAGGGCTACGAGACCCCCGACTTCGGTGGGGGCAAGGCCGGCGTCGGTATCACGGTCGACCTCGGTCAGAGCCAGGAGATCAACACCGTGACGTTGGCCCTCCCCACGAGCGCAAACGCCACGGTCTACGCGGGTGATGCACCGGCCAGTTCCGGCACCGAGGTCGGCACGACCGACGGCCGCACCGGCGAGGTCGCCCTCGAGACCTCCGACCCGGTCCCGGCCCGGTACGTCACCGTCTGGTTCACCTCCCTGGTCCCCGACGGTCAGGGCCGCCACCGGGCGTCGCTGGGCGAGATCACCATCCAGTGACACGTACGGGGCCCTCGCACCTCCACGCGCTCGACGAGCGGCTGCTGCTGCATCGGCACACCGGGGGTGACGAGAAGGCCCGCCGGGGAGCGACCTCCCACCACGCTGACACGACCGCCGTGCTCCCGTGACCACGCCGTCTCGGCGCCGGGTCACCAAGGCATTGCTGCCATGCTCGGGAGGACCGGGTTCGCCGCGACGGGAACCCTGGAGCAGTCCACGACGTCAGACACTACGGCCATCACGGGACGAAGGAGGTGGCCATGACCGACGACCAGGACCCGACCGGCATGAGTCACCTGCTTGCCGGACTCAAGGAGAGCGGACCAATGCCCGACGACCTCAGCGACCGCATCCGAGCAAGTCTGGAGCAGGAGCAGACGGCCCGCAGGGACCCGAGCCGGGACGACGGTGCCTTCTGGTCGGAGATGGACTCCGATGAGCGGCGGCCGGCGCGGCGCCGGCATCCGGCGGGACGGTGGGTGCTGGGCATCGCGGTCGCCGCGGTCCTCGCCCTCGGCGTCGGGGGCGTCCTCGTCCTCGGCTCGGACGAGTCCGACGAGACGGACGGGGCGTCCGGTGGCCCCACCACCAGCGCTCCCGCGGACGAAGGGGGCGACTCCCCCTCCTCCTCCGACGGCTCCGGGTCCTCCGGCACGCCCTCGCAGGTCCCTGCCTTCGCGATCACGCACACCGAGACCGACTACTCCCGGGCGAACCTGCAGGAGAAGGCGGCGGATCTCGAGGCCGACCCACGCGGCGCCCCCGACCTGACGGACGCGAGCCTGCTCGATGGCATGGACACCGCCGCGGCGGCCAGCGACTGCCTCGCCCGCCTCGGACAGCCGGAGCTGCAGCCCGTCGTCCTCGACGTCGCCACCTTCGACGGTGAGGACGGGCTCCTGCTCGTGGCCGAGGAGGCGCCCGAGGGCAAGGTCCGGGCCTGGGCGGTGACGACCGGCTGCGAGCCGATCTGGAAGGAGTCCTTCCCGGTTCGCGAGGAGTGATCCGCGGCCGCGGACCGGGGGTGGGAACAGACGCGATCTACGATGACGTTGTCACAGGCAGACCTCGCCGGGACGGGATCCCACCGCTCCGGCACCACCTACCCCACAAGGACCGATTCCGTGGCCGACGCCAACACCTCCCCCGTCCGCAATGTCATCATCATCGGGTCCGGTCCGGCCGGCTACACCGCCGCCGTCTACGCCGCCCGTGCGAACCTCGAGCCGCTGATGTTCGAGGGCTCCGTCACCGCTGGTGGGGCCCTGATGAACACGACCGACGTCGAGAACTTCCCCGGCTTCACCGACGGCATCATGGGCCCGGACCTCATGCTCAACATGCGGGCCCAGGCGGCTCGGTTCGGCGCGGAGATCGTCACGGACGACGTCACCGCGGTCTCGCTCGAGGGTGAGGTCAAGGTCGTCACCGATGGCGAGGGCAACGAGCACCGTGCCCACTCGGTCATCCTCGCGATGGGCTCGGCCTACCGCGAGCTCGGTCTCGAGGACGAGAAGCGCCTGTCCGGCCACGGCGTCAGCTGGTGTGCCACGTGTGACGGTTTCTTCTTCCGCGACCAGGACATCGTCGTCGTCGGTGGCGGGGACTCCGCCGTCGAGGAGGCGACCTTCCTGACCAAGTTCGCCCGGTCGGTGACCATCGTGCACCGTCGCGACGAGCTGCGCGCCAGCAAGATCATGGCCGACCGCGCACACGCCAACGAGAAGATCTCCTTCGCCTGGAACTCCGAGGTCCTGGCCATCCACGGCGATGACAAGGTCTCCGGACTGACCCTGCGCGACACCGTCACCGGCGAGACCCGCGAGATCGAGGCCACCGGCCTCTTCGTCGCGATCGGGCACGACCCGCGCAACGAGCTGATCAAGGGCGTCGTCGACCTCGACGACGAGGGCTACGTCCTCGTCGAGGGGCGCTCGACCCGTACCAACGTCGAAGGGGTCTTCGCCTGCGGCGACCTCGTCGACCACACCTACCGGCAGGCGATCACGGCCGCCGGTACCGGATGCTCCGCCGCCCTGGATGCGGAGCGGTGGCTCGCCGCTCGCGACGAGGCCGCCGCGCCGGCCGAGGACCAGGCACTCACCTCCCAGGAGAACCCGGTCGCCGGCACCGTCGGCGCCCGCTGAACCCCCGAACCACGCACCACCGAGAGGAAGATTTCGCATGGCCACCACACCGACCACCGACGCCACCTTCGACCAGGACGTCCTCAAGAGCGACACCCCCGTGCTCGTGGACTTCTGGGCGACCTGGTGCGGCCCGTGCCGCGCTGTCGCTCCGGTCCTCGAGGAGCTGTCCGGTGAGTACGACGGCAAGCTGAAGATCGTCAAGCTCGACACGGACGCGAACCCTCAGATCACCGCCCGCTACGGCATCACGTCGATCCCGACCATGCACGTGTTCCAGAACGGCGAGGTCGTCAAGACCCTCGTCGGCGCCATGCCGAAGCCCAAGCTGGTCAAGGAGCTCGAGCCGTTCGTCGGCTGAGTTCCGTTGTGGCAGAACCGTATTAGCGTTCTGCTGCAGTCTTGGCACC
Proteins encoded in this region:
- the trxB gene encoding thioredoxin-disulfide reductase, whose amino-acid sequence is MADANTSPVRNVIIIGSGPAGYTAAVYAARANLEPLMFEGSVTAGGALMNTTDVENFPGFTDGIMGPDLMLNMRAQAARFGAEIVTDDVTAVSLEGEVKVVTDGEGNEHRAHSVILAMGSAYRELGLEDEKRLSGHGVSWCATCDGFFFRDQDIVVVGGGDSAVEEATFLTKFARSVTIVHRRDELRASKIMADRAHANEKISFAWNSEVLAIHGDDKVSGLTLRDTVTGETREIEATGLFVAIGHDPRNELIKGVVDLDDEGYVLVEGRSTRTNVEGVFACGDLVDHTYRQAITAAGTGCSAALDAERWLAARDEAAAPAEDQALTSQENPVAGTVGAR
- the trxA gene encoding thioredoxin, yielding MATTPTTDATFDQDVLKSDTPVLVDFWATWCGPCRAVAPVLEELSGEYDGKLKIVKLDTDANPQITARYGITSIPTMHVFQNGEVVKTLVGAMPKPKLVKELEPFVG